A region of the Candidatus Neomarinimicrobiota bacterium genome:
CGCGTAAAAAGTATTGAAAGAAAATGGATCCGCCATACATCCTTCGCAGAGTCGCCGTTACTGCTTGAGGTTTTCGCTTTTTACCAGCTTCTTGATGTTTCTTTATCAGGAGAAAGGGGTGGGAAAAATTCCATCCAATAGACATGGTAATGGCAGCCATGCGTTTCCAGTCACGAATCAAGGCTGAGAATACAAAGGCCACTCCTTCAAGAGTAAGACGGGCTGGTAATATGGCAGCGAGATAGGCAAAGGGGTAATTCTTGACAATCATCATCAGATTATTGCGATGATTCAAATACTTTTTCTGGTAGCGATCAGGTGGAAGGGTCCAGCCGGAATGATGAAATATTCTTGATTTTGGGGCATTGACCACACGCCAACCTGCATTATGGAATCGCCAGCATAGATCAATTTCTTCCATATGGGCAAAAAAATCTTCGTCAAACAAGCCAACATCCTCAAGGGCTGCTCCGCGTATCAGGAGAGCTGTTCCGCTGGCCCAAAAGATATCTCTCGGTGTATCGTAATAGCCATCATCCTTCTCAGTAGTCGTGAAAATTCTACCCAGAGCGTAAGGGAAGGCCAATATATCCATCAGCCCACCGACACCTCCTGCATAGTCAAAGACTTCAGGGTTTTGAGCGGACATAATTTTGGGTTGCACTGCCGCAATATTGGCATCCATCTCCATCTGTTCAACCAGAGGGGAAATCCAATCCGAATCATGAGTTGTATCGTTATTAAGTACGAGGTAATAT
Encoded here:
- a CDS encoding glycosyltransferase family 2 protein; amino-acid sequence: MTTIQKNGPKVTVIIPHWNGIEVLEPCLRSLEATQYNYLEIVVVDNASSDDSVAFVQREFPGVKVIQNSENLGFAGGCNVGLRETESEYYLVLNNDTTHDSDWISPLVEQMEMDANIAAVQPKIMSAQNPEVFDYAGGVGGLMDILAFPYALGRIFTTTEKDDGYYDTPRDIFWASGTALLIRGAALEDVGLFDEDFFAHMEEIDLCWRFHNAGWRVVNAPKSRIFHHSGWTLPPDRYQKKYLNHRNNLMMIVKNYPFAYLAAILPARLTLEGVAFVFSALIRDWKRMAAITMSIGWNFSHPFLLIKKHQEAGKKRKPQAVTATLRRMYGGSIFFQYFLRGRKRARDIQG